CTCAAACTCAATCACAATGACAGTCacataattataaaagtcAAGATTTGCATTTATGGCTTGTCCAGCTCAGATATTTGGAGGGAATcggaaaattattatcattattatcagGATTAATTGCATCGATAGTTCAAAAGatttcataaatatttcaagttggtccaaaatatttttttggtaacttgatggtacattaagtttcaaaaccgtttgAATATGGTACATTATGTCATCTTACGCTTGAAACCGTTATactccaaattttttaaaattgcaaaacgatccaaatttttaaactttttcaattttgcccaACTCCCCTCTCTCCTCCACTATTCATTGTCTTTCTCGTCCCCCTTCACTGTTCCTCCTCTCGCTCCCCTCTAATCGACTCGGCAAGTTCCCGTCCAACGGCCCCTAGAGATCTGCCTAGAATGACGCTGTGGCGGTGGGGTTGAGCTCGCCCCGCCGACTGCTCCACCGATGACCTCGAAGACAATGACGAGGGCGATGGTGATGGCCAGGGAGGCCCACGGCAGGATGTCCTAGTTGAGCCTGATCAGGGAGGCGATGACCGTCGTCGCCACCCCGAGCGTCGAGGTGCAGAACACCCACTCGAAGGTCATTATCCCGTCCACGACCGCCGGCTTGATTGCCCCCATCGTCTCGTCCTGTGAGACAGTAGAGAATCGAAGACAGATGGGAGGGTTTGTAGGGCCGTTGGATCGAAAGGGCGAATCTCGGAGGTCGTTGGACGGGAACTCGACAGAGGGTAGGTTTTATAGGGCCGTCAGATCGGAGGGGCGGATCTCGGGGGCCATTGGACGGGAACTTGTCGGAACttgcagaagagagagaaagtcgagaaggaagagagagaatgtggggcaaaatttaaaaagttcaaaaaatttaggtggttttgtaattttaaaaaatttggagtATAATGGCGTCAAGCGTAAAATGACTGaatgtaccatattgaaaggGTTTTGAAACTTACTGTACCatcaagttaccaaaaaaaatattttggaccaacttgaaacatttatgaaactttttggaccaccggtgcagTTTACCTTTATAATCATTAGAGGAGACTATTATTGTTCaaaacattttttaaattggaAAATTGTCCAAGCCATGTAAAAGAGATTCGTTTAATCTCTGGTTCTGATGGAATGATTCCATAGTTCAAGTGAAGATTTTAgaggaaaattaataaattttttcccTTGAGTCTTTTTTAATCATCCACACAAACCATTAGAGGCGATCTTTAAACGATATGCTTGCCCATTATTAGTTTGTCGAGAATGAGATGAAAAATGAAAGGACATTAATTAAGATTGCATacaaagttcaaagaattatTCCCAAGCCAATAGGACATCCTATGCCTAAATTCACATTTAGGATAATATTTGCCTCatatcaatttaaaaaaaaattacaaaaagtaAAAGCAACCTAAAATGCTAGATTTATAGCCTTCCATTAGCAATGGCAAAAAGCAGACGCTTTTACCTATCTGAAAGTTAGGCTCGATTCGATTGATAAGACTGACTATTCGATTGTCCATATTATGCTGTCTCAACTTGGAATCTATGCGATAACTTTTACGAGCTATTTATCATATCTAAATGGCTCTCTCGAACCAAGCCCGAGGAATCCGAGCAGGCGAGCAGCTGCTCATCCTCGGACCCGGACTAAACAAGCTTTTTTTCCGCCCAAAATGTGCTTTAGCTAAATCGAAGGGAGCTCTTTATTGTCTATGCAATAGATGCAATGGGGACGAAGATTTAGAGGCATGTGTCATTACATGGACTTGGACTCAAGGACAAAGAGAAACCCTACCCAGCCCATGGGGCGGCCTTTCGGGTCCGATTCTTATGTGGTTCGTGCAGAACCTGCTAACTATCGAGATCTAACCCGAGCCAGCCCGGTGCCTGCTACTTTTATTTGGACAGCCAGGGTTGGCTAATATAACATGGACAATTGAGTCTAGCCCAGATTAATAAATCTGGACGTGCGTTGGCTCGAACAATTAAGAATGCCCAACACGCGTGGACAGTAAAGCTACGTACTGTAAAATACTCACTTGAGCCTACACGaacttgagcccatctgcaacccaaaagtttaagctgataggttcctggacccaagtctcatataagcttgtggtttctttctcaatttttcgatgtgggacaacatatctcaacacgTACCGCTCAATGCAGATCACCTGTCCTGAATCAAATATTCGTTGCATAGAAAATAATACAGGTCGAGACGGAGGTCGAGCCACCCGACCTTGAGTCCATGTACGGCTGGATTGCAATACAGTAGAGAAGCTCGAGCGCATCCAGTTGCTCGAGCCCGATTTTCGAGGCGTGCCACCCATGAGCAGGCAGACGGCTCGAGCCCGACCCCAGCGGACAAAACAAAATGAACACTTCACCTCCATGTCACGAGCACACGTGTCTGATAATTGGGAGTTGTCTTCTGTTTCGTGCAGCTTTGCATGACAAATACGGACATCATCATGTGTTGGTGTCTGGAAACTAAGCAGAAACATATACAGCAGCAAGAacgcagcagcagcagcagcagctgctGGCAATATGAGCTTTTGCCAAAATCATCTTCTCATTTCCACGAAATCTTAAAGCATATAATTAACTACAAGTAGAACTGATTTTCCTAAGCTTAGGGAAGATCAAATCGGGACGAAGACGAAACAACATATGAGTAAAGACAGGAAAACATTATACATTTGTATCTGATGAAGATTGATTGATGATGAAAGTGCTGGAGGACGACgagaagagaggagaggaggaagaagctTATTTATACTTCTCATCGAGAAAACCGGAAAATAGttcgaaaaagaaagagaactGCGCTAAAGAAGGCTCCTTAGATGCTGGAGATCATATGTCTACTTTGCAGCCGCGGGAATCAATCAAGGGAAGCTGGTCCACTGAGCCCCGCCTCAGCCCCACCAACACGTCGCACCTCACTAACATGCCGTAGTGCCCCGTCCTGATCACCCCGGCCTTATACCTTAGCCTCCCCATCACCACCACCCTCAGCGCCACCACCCCGTATGCCTCGTCCACCGCCAGAGCGTTTGCCACCTCCACCTGCAATGGCACCGCCGTCCCTCCAAGCACTGGGGACAGAGCCACAGTTTTCCGCCTCTCGTGGTAGAGCGGTGGCAGGGCCAACAGTGGCGAGATGGCCTGGTTCCGGTACGAGACGTATGCAGTCAGGTGGTCATAGTATATGGAGACCCTGCGGTT
The sequence above is drawn from the Punica granatum isolate Tunisia-2019 chromosome 5, ASM765513v2, whole genome shotgun sequence genome and encodes:
- the LOC116208936 gene encoding NDR1/HIN1-like protein 12, encoding MAEGHKNPPPPSPGAAEVEEGGCNPIDFNHEPAKCQHRGSLRMANEKQFGRAYEPSNTRRAICTAIFVFLLLAGVTALIVYLVYRPEKPRFSVVGAAIYNLNTSTPPLISSTMQFTIMTRNPNRRVSIYYDHLTAYVSYRNQAISPLLALPPLYHERRKTVALSPVLGGTAVPLQVEVANALAVDEAYGVVALRVVVMGRLRYKAGVIRTGHYGMLVRCDVLVGLRRGSVDQLPLIDSRGCKVDI